In Mustela lutreola isolate mMusLut2 chromosome 1, mMusLut2.pri, whole genome shotgun sequence, one genomic interval encodes:
- the CTSB gene encoding cathepsin B codes for MWQLLATLSCLVVLTSAQRRPPFQPLSDELVHYVNKQNTTWKAGHNFHNVDQSYLKKLCGTFLGGPKPPQRLWFAENMILPESFDSREQWPNCPTIKEIRDQGSCGSCWAFGAVEAISDRICIRTNGHVSVEVSAEDMLTCCGDQCGDGCNGGFPAEAWNFWTKKGLVSGGLYDSHVGCRPYSIPPCEHHVNGSRPPCTGEGDTPKCSKICEPGYTPSYKEDKHYGCSSYSVSSSEKEIMAEIYKNGPVEAAFSVYSDFLMYKSGVYQHVTGEMMGGHAVRILGWGVENGTPYWLVGNSWNTDWGDNGFFKILRGQDHCGIESEIVAGIPCTDQYWKKI; via the exons ATGTGGCAGCTCTTGGCCACCCTTAGCTGCCTGGTGGTGCTGACCAGTGCCCAGAGAAGGCCGCCTTTCCAGCCGCTGTCGGATGAGCTGGTCCACTATGTTAACAAACAGAACACTACGTGGAAG GCTGGACACAACTTCCACAATGTGGACCAGAGCTACCTGAAGAAGCTGTGTGGCACCTTCCTGGGTGGGCCAAAGCCGCCCCAGAG ACTTTGGTTTGCCGAGAACATGATTCTGCCTGAAAGCTTCGATTCCCGGGAGCAGTGGCCTAACTGCCCGACCATCAAAGAGATCCGGGACCAGGGCTCCTGTGGGTCCTGCTGG GCGTTTGGGGCCGTGGAAGCCATTTCAGACCGAATCTGCATCCGCACCAATGGGCACGTCAGCGTGGAGGTGTCTGCTGAGGACATGCTCACCTGCTGTGGTGACCAGTGTGGGGACGG CTGTAATGGGGGCTTTCCTGCTGAAGCTTGGAACTTCTGGACAAAAAAAGGCTTGGTTTCCGGTGGCCTCTATGACTCGCATGTCG GCTGCAGACCCTACTCCATCCCTCCCTGTGAGCACCACGTGAATGGCTCCCGGCCCCCATGCACAGGGGAGGGGGATACCCCCAAGTGCAGCAAGATCTGTGAGCCCGGCTACACCCCGTCCTACAAGGAAGACAAGCACTATG GATGCAGTTCCTACAGCGTGTCCAGTAGCGAGAAGGAGATCATGGCAGAGATCTACAAGAACGGCCCGGTAGAGGCGGCCTTCTCCGTGTATTCTGACTTCCTGATGTACAAATCTG GTGTGTACCAGCACGTCACTGGAGAAATGATGGGAGGCCACGCTGTCCGCATTCTGGGCTGGGGAGTGGAGAATGGCACACCCTACTGGCTGGTGGGCAACTCCTGGAACACGGACTGGGGCGACAATG gCTTCTTTAAAATCCTCAGAGGACAGGATCACTGTGGAATTGAATCAGAAATTGTGGCTGGTATTCCATGCACTGACCAGTACTGGAAAAAGATCTAA